The Streptomyces griseiscabiei genomic sequence GCATCCAGGGCCTGTGGAGCGCCGCTCACTACCAGATCGGCGTGCTCCTCCTCGTGCTCTCCAACGGTGGCTACGCCGTCATGGACCGGCTGGCCGAACAGGCCGGGCGCGGGAAGGCTCCGTGGCCTCGGTTCGAGGAGGTGCGCATCTCGACGCTCGCGGCCGGCCTCGGCTGTCCCACACAGCGCATCACGACCCACGACCAGCTCAGCGAGGCCCTGGCCGACCTGCTCCCCACGCTCGCCGACCGGACTGCGCCGCTCCTGCTCGACATCGACGTCGCCGGGGACCCCACCTACGGCTGACGAGACACCCGCAGGCCATCACCCCCTCCTCACCCCGCAAAGGAAAGGACATCCGCCATGGCTGTACCGGTCGTCCCCGAGATCGGCCATCTGATCGGTGGTCGTACGTATGTCGCGAACCTGCGCGCGGTTCACGACCCGGGCCGCCTCGACGAGGTCGTGGCGCAGGTAACCGTCGGCACCGCCGACGACGTCGACAAGGCGGTACGGGCCGCCCACGCCGCCTTCCCGCGCTGGCGCGACACCCCCGTCGCCGAGCGGATCCGGGTGCTGGGCGCGGTCGCCGACGTCGTGGCCGCCGCCGGTGAGGAGCTCGCCCCGCAGCTGGTGCGCGAACACGGCGGCATGCTGTGGGAGGCACAGACCGACTTCGGGATCGGCGGGGCCGTACTGGGGAACGTGGCCGACCTCGTCGAGGACTTCCTCAGGCCGGTGCGGTTCGAGGACGAGCACGGTTTCATCAGCATCGAGAAGGCGCCGCGCGGCGTCGCCGCGGCGATCGTCCCCTGGAACATGCCGGTCGCTCTGACCATGCAGAAGCTGGCCCCGGCGCTCGCGAGCGGTAACACCTTCGTGCTGAAGCCGTCGCCGTTCGCGCCGGCGGCGTTGACGCTGCTGCTGCAGCGCGTCGCCGAACTGCTGCCCGCGGGTGTGCTCAACGTCGTCCACGGCGACGGGGACGTCGGCGCCGCGCTCTGCGGCCACCCGCTCGTCCGCAAGGTCGCCTTCACCGGCGGCACCGCCACCGCGCGGAAGGTCATCGAGGCCACCGCCGCCACCGTCAAGAACGTCACCCTCGAACTCGGTGGCAACGATCCCGCCGTAGTGCTCGACGACGCCGACATCGACACGGCGGTCGGCCGGATGCTCAAGGGCGTCTACACGCGCAGCGGCCAGATCTGCTTCGCGGTCAAGCGGATCTACGTACCCCGCAACCGGTACGCGCGTTTCGCGGACGCGTTCTGCGAGAGCGTGGACCAGTACGCGGTCGGGCACGGTCTGGACCCGGCGGCGAGCTTCGGGCCGCTGAACAACGAGGCCCAGTTCAAGAAGGTCGTCGACCTCCTCGACACCACGCGCAACTCCCCGGCGCGACTGGTGGAGCTGGGGCGCAAGCTCGATCCGTCGTCCTGGGACAACGGCTACTACCTGCTCCCCCACGTCGTGCGGGAAGCCGAGCACACCGCGCTGATCTCGCGCGTCGAGCAGTTCGGCCCCGTCGTCCCGCTCATCCCCTACGACGACGAGGACCAGGTGCTGGCCTGGGCCAACGACAGCGAATACGGACTGGGTTCGTCGGTGTGGACCGCCGATCCGGAGCGGGGCCTGGCGTTCGCCCGCAGGATCGAGGCGGGCAGCACCTTCATCAACACGCACTCCTTCGACTCGCTCGACCTGCGCATGCCCTTCGGCGGGGTCAAGCAGAGCGGCATCGGCCGCGAGCTCGCCGACGCGGGCCTGTCGGAGTACGTCGAGGTGCATTCGATCCGCTGGCTCCAGGACCAGGGCCACTAGGACAGGGGAGGATCCCGATGTTCCCGCTCAACGCGTGGTATGCCGCCGCCTGGGACGCGGAGGTGGGCCGCACCCTGCTGGCGCGCACGATCTGCGAACGCCCCGTCGTGCTCTACCGCACCACCTCGGGCACCGCCGTGGCGCTCGCCGACGCCTGCTGGCACCGCCTGGTACCGCTGTCGATGGGTCGGCTGCACGGCGACGATCTCATCTGCGGCTACCACGGCCTGGCCTACGGCCCCAACGGCCGCTGCACCCACATGCCGGCCCAGGAAACGCTCAACCCGTCCGCGGCGGTCACGTCCTACCCCGTCGTCGAGCAGCACCGCTTCGTCTGGATCTGGCCCGGCGACCCGGCGGCGGCCGACCCCGCCCTCGTCCCGGACCTGCACTGGAACGACGACCCGGAGTGGGCCGGTGACGGTGAGACCATCCACCTCGACTGCGACTACCGCCTGGTCCTGGACAACCTCATGGACCTGACCCACGAGCAGTTCCTGCACTCCGACAGCCTCGGCAACGACGAGCTGTCCGACGCCGAACCGGACGTCGACCACGACGCGGACACGGTGACCGTCACGAGGTGGATGCGCGGCATCGAGGCTCCGCCGTTCCTGGGCATGCAGCTGCGGCGCAAGAACCCCCGGCACGAGGGCCCGGTCGACCGGTGGCAGATCATCCGGTTCACCGCACCGGCGACGGTCACCATCGACGTCGGCGTGGCGCCGACCGGTACCGGGGCGCCCGAAGGCGACCGCGGCGCCGGGGTCAACGGTCAGGTCCTCAACACCGTCACCCCGGGCGCGGCCGGTACCTGCCACTACTTCTGGGCCTTCACCCGCAACTACCACCTCCAGGACCAGGGCCTGACCACCCTGCTCAAGCGCAGTGTCGCCCGGGTCTTCGCCCAGGACACCGAGATGCTCAACGCCCAGCAGCGCGCCATCGAGCTCAACCCCGGCTACGACTTCTACAACCTCAACATCGACGTCGGCGGGATGTGGGTGCGACGCCTCATCGACGCCCAGGTCGCCCGCGAGCAGGGCCGGGCGCCCACCCCGCCCGCCCGGCTCGCCGCCGTCGCGGCCGCGACCCGGCGGACCGCATGACCGGCGCGGCCGAGACGCCCGGGCGGCTCGACCACGCCGACGGCGAGCGCCACACCGACGGCGAGCACCGCGCCACGGTCGTGACGCGCACGGAGCTCGTTCTCGGCATCGTCGAGCTGACCCTGCGGCCGGACCGGACCGTCGGGGCGGTCCCGCCGGGCAGCCACATCGACCTCGCGGTGCCCCTGGAGGGCGGCCCGGAGACACGGTCGTACTCCCTCGTCGATCTGGGCGACAGCGACAGCGACAGAACCCGCGTCGGCCGCTACCGCATCGCCGTGCGGCGCGACGACGCCGGGCGGGGCGGGTCCCGGTGGCTGCACACCCTGCAACCGGGCCGGTCAGTGACGTGCACGGGCCCGGCCAGCGCGTTCGCCCCCAGCCCCGGCGGGCTCCCCAGCGTGCTGCTCGCCGCGGGCATCGGCATCACGCCGATCATCGGGCTCGCGCGGGCCGTCCGCGACGCCGGTTCGGACTACCGGATCGTCTATGCCGGTCACTCCCGCGACCGGATGGCGTACCTCGATCACCTTGAGCGGGACCATCCCGACCGGGTCCGGATCGTCGAGTCGGCCCATGGCACCCGGGTCGAGTCCCGGCAGCTCGTCGCGGCCGTTCCCGCCGACGGCGTGCTCTACGTGTGCGGCCCCATGAGCCTGCTCACCGCCATCCGCGCCGAGTGGCAGCAGACCGGCCGTCCGGCGGGGAACCTGCGGTTCGAG encodes the following:
- a CDS encoding aromatic ring-hydroxylating dioxygenase subunit alpha, producing the protein MFPLNAWYAAAWDAEVGRTLLARTICERPVVLYRTTSGTAVALADACWHRLVPLSMGRLHGDDLICGYHGLAYGPNGRCTHMPAQETLNPSAAVTSYPVVEQHRFVWIWPGDPAAADPALVPDLHWNDDPEWAGDGETIHLDCDYRLVLDNLMDLTHEQFLHSDSLGNDELSDAEPDVDHDADTVTVTRWMRGIEAPPFLGMQLRRKNPRHEGPVDRWQIIRFTAPATVTIDVGVAPTGTGAPEGDRGAGVNGQVLNTVTPGAAGTCHYFWAFTRNYHLQDQGLTTLLKRSVARVFAQDTEMLNAQQRAIELNPGYDFYNLNIDVGGMWVRRLIDAQVAREQGRAPTPPARLAAVAAATRRTA
- a CDS encoding aldehyde dehydrogenase family protein produces the protein MAVPVVPEIGHLIGGRTYVANLRAVHDPGRLDEVVAQVTVGTADDVDKAVRAAHAAFPRWRDTPVAERIRVLGAVADVVAAAGEELAPQLVREHGGMLWEAQTDFGIGGAVLGNVADLVEDFLRPVRFEDEHGFISIEKAPRGVAAAIVPWNMPVALTMQKLAPALASGNTFVLKPSPFAPAALTLLLQRVAELLPAGVLNVVHGDGDVGAALCGHPLVRKVAFTGGTATARKVIEATAATVKNVTLELGGNDPAVVLDDADIDTAVGRMLKGVYTRSGQICFAVKRIYVPRNRYARFADAFCESVDQYAVGHGLDPAASFGPLNNEAQFKKVVDLLDTTRNSPARLVELGRKLDPSSWDNGYYLLPHVVREAEHTALISRVEQFGPVVPLIPYDDEDQVLAWANDSEYGLGSSVWTADPERGLAFARRIEAGSTFINTHSFDSLDLRMPFGGVKQSGIGRELADAGLSEYVEVHSIRWLQDQGH
- a CDS encoding PDR/VanB family oxidoreductase yields the protein MTGAAETPGRLDHADGERHTDGEHRATVVTRTELVLGIVELTLRPDRTVGAVPPGSHIDLAVPLEGGPETRSYSLVDLGDSDSDRTRVGRYRIAVRRDDAGRGGSRWLHTLQPGRSVTCTGPASAFAPSPGGLPSVLLAAGIGITPIIGLARAVRDAGSDYRIVYAGHSRDRMAYLDHLERDHPDRVRIVESAHGTRVESRQLVAAVPADGVLYVCGPMSLLTAIRAEWQQTGRPAGNLRFETFGTSGTRPASAFRAHVPSHGLSVDVPTGTTLLDALENAGVEMMYGCRRGECGLCRVRVLASDGDIDHRDVFLSERQRLLGRQMCACVSRVAGASITIDC